The Syntrophorhabdales bacterium genome segment GGTCATCATAGCGTTTCTTTACGTGTATGACCTTCCTGCACGGCACCCACGGATCTCCAAAGAAGAAGTCGACTACATTACAGAAGGGGCAGGCCAGAAGCCCACGGGCGGGGCAAAGCCTGCCGGGGGTTTTGGCTTCGTGAAAGAGAGCAACTTCTGGCTTGTAGCTATTCTCTATGCCATTTCAACGGGTATAGGTTGGGGCGTGATGGGATGGCTCCCGACCTATTTCAAGGCGGTGCTCGGCTTCTCCTTCGCAAGGATGGGCATTATGGCTGCCCTGCCCTTTCTGGTCGGCGCCGCTTCAGTCCTCGCATTCACGCCGCTGATGGACAAGTTCAATTCACGTGCGTCATTTGCCATGATCGCGTTTCTTGGTTTCGGCATCTCTCTGTTCGCGGCGATGAAGGCCTCCAGCCAGGCCTCTGCGGTTGTTATCTTCTGCATTGCCAACGGTTTCTTCATGCCGAACGTGCCTTCCCTGTTCACGATCCTGCAGAACACTGTCAAGCCGACGCAGATCGCGAACGCGACAGGGATCTTCAACGGCATCGCCTATATCGTCGCTTCGATTTTTCCCTACGCAATGGGAGCGCTCTACAAGTCCACGGGCAACCTCAAGAATGGATTTTATCTGCTTCTTGGCATGACGGTCCTGGCGATTATCATGGGGATCCCGTTGATGAAGCGGCGCCTGTAAGCCTCAGGGAGGTACAGTAAGAAATTTCTAGCGAAGCCGGAATCGGCAGCAAGCGGGGTTACTGCTATGGGAAGGACAAAAGAAATGACCGGCCTTGAAGCGGAGATGATTGCGTGGAGGCACGAACTCCATGCGAATCCGGAGACTGCCTTCGAGGAACATGAGACTTCCAAGTTTGTAGCTGAAAAATTAAGATCATTCGGCCTCGATGTCCATACTGGCATCGGTCAAACAGGAGTCGTGGCGCGGCTCGTGGGGATTGAAGGGCAAGGCCGCTCCGTTGGCCTCCGGGCTGACATGGACGCACTGAACATCCAGGAAGAGAACGACTTTGATTACAAGTCCAGGAATCCTGGCAAAATGCACGCCTGCGGGCACGATGGCCACACGGCCATGCTGCTCGGTGCCGCCAAGTACCTTGCCGCAAACCGCAGATTCAAGGGCACGGCGACATTTATCTTTCAACCGGCTGAGGAGACCGCCGGTGGCGCAAAGGCTATGGTGGATGACGGTCTCTTCGAGCGCTTTCCTATGGATTGTGTCTTCGGATTGCATAACCATATGGCGATGCCGGAGGGTAACTTTGCCTCGACTCCCGGGAGCATGATGGCATCCTTCGATACGTTCGATATCACCATTACAGGCGTGGGGGGTCATGCGGGCGGCATGCCCGCAAACGTGCGCGACCCCATAGTAGCCGCATCCCATGCGGTGGTCATGCTTCAGAGCATCGTGAGCAGGAATATAGAACCGCTCGAGACAGCGGTGTTGAGCGTTACGGAGATCAAGGGCGGCACAGCGTATAACGTGATTCCTGAGCAGGTGGTGCTCCGCGGCTGCACGAGGCACCTGAAACCAGAGATTCAGGACTTGGTGGAACAACGAATGCGGGAGGTGCTCGGAGGTCTAGAACTTTCTCTCGGGGTAAGGGTGGATCTGAACTATCAACGGCGCTGCCCAGCAGTAATTAACAGCCCAAAGGAAAGGGAAAACGCTCTTCGCGCCGCATCCCTTGTAGTGGGAAGTGACCGCGTCATTGGCAATGCTTCGCCGGTGATGTATTCCGAGGATTTTTCGTGTATGCTGCGCTGTGCGCCTGGAGCTTTTCTCTTCATGGGAGCAGGAGCGCCACGACCGAATGGAATGGGACATCAGCCGAGGTATGATTTCAACGATCGTCTGCTTTCAATCGGAGCCGACTATTGGGTGAACCTCATAGAAACCATAGCTGCTTGAGAAATGAGACCATCAGAAGCGTTCCGCCATTCCATCTTCTATTCGGCAATGTAAAGTTTTGCTTATACTGCCTGGGCGCTTCATTCGCAGGTGCTTAACGTGGAACATGCCGCTCAGCACATGTCTGTTAGTAGAGTAGTCTGCAGAGAATCCGGACTTTAGCAGCAGAGTTCGGTTCGTGCCGCCTTGAGCCGGCCTTCATATCACAGCGTACAGGCTGGCACTAGGCATGGCAATCCTTGCAGGACCTGAAATTACTCGTGTGGTGGCAATTCGCATAGCAAAAGTCGACATTTGCTTTGGGAGCCTTATCGTTCTTCTTGAAGGGTAGACCGTGTGCCATGTGGCAAATCGAGCAATTCGGAACTTTTGTCCCGTCGTGAGGCACGTGGCGGTGGGGCGTGGTTTTCTCGCCGCTGGGCATCACGTAGTTTCCGGTCTGTGAAGCGAGCGTATCGAACGGCCCGTGACAGTTCAGGCAATTCTCCGAAGCGGCCTCAGGAGGCTTCGTTGCAGGCTTCGCGGCTTTGTTGCTCGCGAAACCGGTCCCGAGAAAAAAGCAAAAGACCGCCAAGCCCCATGAGCAAACAAATCTCGCGCTCATTCTCTCAGCCTCTTTCAAAAAAACGTTTAAGCCCCTCTTCAGGCACTTCTATCCCACGGTTTTTCGGCGGCTGCGTTCATGCCTGCTATTTTACCGAAAACGAGACAGTCGATTCCGAAATTGCTGCCGCACTGGTAGAGGAAGCCAAACATGGAGCCTGCCTCGCCGGCAGCATACAGGCGACCCAAAGGCCGGCCGTTCGGCCTGAGTACCTGGGTCTTCGCATTTTTCCGCGGACCTCCGAGTGTATTGATCACCTGCGGCATCAGGGTCATTGCATAGTACGGAGGACCTTGTATGGGCTTCAGGGTAGCGGGGTTCCTGCCGAACAGCGCGTCTTTGCCGGCAGCACAAGCGTTTGACCAGCTTGCAAGCGTCGCCTCGAGGATCGATCCGTCGACATTCAGTTTCGCAGCCAGGTCCCTCGTAGAATCAGCCTTGAGTATCCAGCCTCTCGCAACTTCCTCCGAGTTGTCCTGGCTCCAGGCGAGTTTCTCCTTAAGAGACACCCAAGTCCACTGACTTGTTCGTGTCGGGCCCAGCGGGCCGGCTTTGAGCACAGTTTCATCAAAAATGGCGTAAGAGGGGATACGGGCATACTCGGTCTTGGCTGCGTCGTAGTTGAACAGTTTCTCACCACCCTTCCCGTGTAGCCAGAGCTCTTTTTCGTCAAACCAGCGGTTTCCTCGTCGGTCCGTAATGATGTAGCTGTTACCCTGAAAGAAAACTTGCGAAGAGGTCTTGGTTGTAGGTGGCCAGTAGTGGAGCATAGGTCCGGCCATGTCCTGCATGTGCCAGAGGTCGGCACCCGCACCCATTGCCATTTTGATCCCGTCTCCCGTATTGTAGGGCGTTCCCACCGTCTTGAGCGGCACGGTTCCGGCCATTCCGGCCCCAGGCACCAGGTAGTCACGCTGCATCTCTTCACTATTCTCAAAGCCTCCGGCAGCGAGAATGACCGCTCTCCTGGCCTTGATGGTTATG includes the following:
- a CDS encoding MFS transporter, whose product is MTALNTGVAAAKKIGKVRLWIAVIAFIAYMVAFFDRANVTVLIAHKSFTDAFGITADKSTQGLLLSIFMLFYGITCFFAGPVVQRFGARKTLGYGLLSWAVFTAIMGSVSSVVVLLACRVLLGIGEAVLGPGVSKLVQTWFPVRERAKVNGAWFIGLLMSQIVAPPMITGLVTSFGWRESFYFLAIIGVIPVIIAFLYVYDLPARHPRISKEEVDYITEGAGQKPTGGAKPAGGFGFVKESNFWLVAILYAISTGIGWGVMGWLPTYFKAVLGFSFARMGIMAALPFLVGAASVLAFTPLMDKFNSRASFAMIAFLGFGISLFAAMKASSQASAVVIFCIANGFFMPNVPSLFTILQNTVKPTQIANATGIFNGIAYIVASIFPYAMGALYKSTGNLKNGFYLLLGMTVLAIIMGIPLMKRRL
- a CDS encoding M20 aminoacylase family protein yields the protein MGRTKEMTGLEAEMIAWRHELHANPETAFEEHETSKFVAEKLRSFGLDVHTGIGQTGVVARLVGIEGQGRSVGLRADMDALNIQEENDFDYKSRNPGKMHACGHDGHTAMLLGAAKYLAANRRFKGTATFIFQPAEETAGGAKAMVDDGLFERFPMDCVFGLHNHMAMPEGNFASTPGSMMASFDTFDITITGVGGHAGGMPANVRDPIVAASHAVVMLQSIVSRNIEPLETAVLSVTEIKGGTAYNVIPEQVVLRGCTRHLKPEIQDLVEQRMREVLGGLELSLGVRVDLNYQRRCPAVINSPKERENALRAASLVVGSDRVIGNASPVMYSEDFSCMLRCAPGAFLFMGAGAPRPNGMGHQPRYDFNDRLLSIGADYWVNLIETIAA
- a CDS encoding FAD-dependent oxidoreductase encodes the protein MQVRLVPAASSNLKTRTQEGHMNRRDFLKSSIAGAAAAVGISAGRAEAASSSGVPKKWDYSADVVIVGYGGAGATAAITAFDKGAKVVIIEKAPEGMEGGNTAVNAGIFRCPTDVKEHITYLKALNGAHHVPDDIVRAMAEGAAKVADWIKSFGFGVTPTILNPRCSGAEFPNLPGAEVDKGFNMTRPDGTLGWGKDFWALLIKPQVEEKRKIKILYETPGRELILNERREVIGVLADKGGRPITIKARRAVILAAGGFENSEEMQRDYLVPGAGMAGTVPLKTVGTPYNTGDGIKMAMGAGADLWHMQDMAGPMLHYWPPTTKTSSQVFFQGNSYIITDRRGNRWFDEKELWLHGKGGEKLFNYDAAKTEYARIPSYAIFDETVLKAGPLGPTRTSQWTWVSLKEKLAWSQDNSEEVARGWILKADSTRDLAAKLNVDGSILEATLASWSNACAAGKDALFGRNPATLKPIQGPPYYAMTLMPQVINTLGGPRKNAKTQVLRPNGRPLGRLYAAGEAGSMFGFLYQCGSNFGIDCLVFGKIAGMNAAAEKPWDRSA